The region CCGGATCGGTTGGGCCAGGACGGCGCGGGTGGTCAGCGACGACGAGCGGGGTCTGCTGGTCTGGATCGCCCGCAACTCCCCGGTGGCCAGCGAGGTCACCGCCGACGGCCGGGGCATGCGGGCGATGCCGTTCACCGAGTGGCTGGCGAACCCGTACCGGCTGGCCACCGGTGTCTGGGCGGGCCCACCGCTGTTGAAGTTCCTGCCCGCCGGCGCCGACCACTCGGTGTGGTGGTTCCGGGACACCACCGACCGGTTCGCGTACTGGTACGTCAACCTCGAAGAGCACGGTGTGCGCTGGGACGACGGTGACCTGGCCGGGGTGGACGTGGTCGACCAGGATCTCGACATCCTGGTCGAGCCGGACCTGAGCTGGCACTGGAAGGACGAGGAGGAGTTCGTCGAGCGCCTCGCCCACCCGGACGGCTACTGGGTGCCGGACGAGGCGGCGGTCCGCGCCGAGGGTCTGCGGGTGGTACGAATGATCGAGGCCGGTGAGTTCCCGTTCGACGGAACCTGGCGCCACTTCGTACCCGATCCGGGGTGGACCGTGCCGGCGTCGCTGCCGGCGGGTTGGGATCGAACCCCGGTCCGCTGAGCCCGGCCCTCGACCGACGGGCGGGCCCGCCCCGAACCGACCGGCGAGTCCGGACAAAATGGCACTACCAAGAGTGTCGTGCTCCTGACAGAAGCGGTAAAACCGCAGGTCAGAGCCCCTAGGCTCCGTGCAAGTCGTCCCCCTGGTGGGAGGTCCCCGTGGCCGACCAGATCACCTCCTGGGCAGACCTGCGGGCGAGAGCGCCCGACATCCTCGCCCGGGTAAATGCCAACGCCCGGCTGGGCCGCGCCGCCGCGGTCAACCCGCTGCTCGCCATCGAGCGGTTGGACTACACCATCGACCCGGAGATCAGGCCGGCCCTCGCCGACCAACTGAGACTGGGCCCCGGCCCCGCCGGCCGCCTCGCCGACCTGCGCCGGGAGGTCGCCGGCCTGGCCGGTCGGACGGTCGACCCGGACGACGCCGAGGACGTCGGGCGACTCCTGGTCGAACTCGGGATCGTCGCCGTGGCACCGGGGCCGGTGCTGGACACCCGACCGCCGCGCTGGCACCCCGGCGGTCCCGGCCCGGACCCGTTGCGTCGCCTGCGCGACCAGCATCCGGTGCTGGCACCGCTGCTGGACTACCGGTGGATCTCGGCCGCCCGGCCCCGGTTCGCACCCGTTCGGACCTTCGACGCGCTGCTCGACGGCGAGCGGATACCGCCGGTGACCGCCGTGGTCGCCCGGCTGCGCCGCACTACGCCACCGGTCGCCGAACTGTAGTGCGGAAGGAGGACCATGGTCGACACACACGGGTACGACGTGGTGGTGGTGACGGCACCGGCGGTCCTGCGCAAGGCGCTGCGGGCGGCCTGGAAGTCGGCCGGCTGCGGTGGCACCGACACCGGCGGGGTGCCCGCGTACCTGGCGATTCCGGCCGGGCTCGACCTCGGTGGCCGGACCACCTCCGGCGGGCAACTGGAGATCCCCCAGGACCGGCTCGACGCCCAACTGGTGCCCGCGATCGACGGCTGCCGGCTCGTCTTCGGGCTGATCGTGCAGGTGACCCTCGCCGACCCGCCGGTCCCGTCCGCCCGGTTGCTCGACCTGACCGCGACCGTACGGGCGGAGGTGCCGATCGGGCTGCTGCCGGGCTCCCTCGACGTCGGGATCCGGCTCGACGGGCTGCCCCGAAGCGCGGTCGACGCGGGCGTCAGCGGCGGTGATCCGATCGCCGGCAAGCTCGACCAGATCCTCGCCGAGTACGTCCACCTCGGGTACGAGAACGGCGGACCGGCCGGGCCCGTCCACGCCGGTGTGCCGACGATCCCGCACCAGCGGGACGAGTCCGAGCAGGCGCTCTCCGTCGGCGGCAACGGCTACCTGCTCGACACCCACCTGGAGTGGTACGACGACCAGAGCCAGCCCGGCTACCGGATCGAGGTGAGCCGACCCGACGCCGGACACGTGCTGATCAGCCTCCCGGGCTACCTGCGGATGTTCCGCATAACCGGATCCGGCGGCGGTGGCGGGGCGGGGTCCGGTGGCGGGGCGGGATCCGGATCGGGGTTCGGTGCGGGGGCGGGAGCCGGGAACGGGAGCGCGGCGGGGCCGGTGTTGGCCGATCCGATGGGGGTCGAGGCGCGGTTGGAGATCCTTGCCGGGGTGGAGGCGCCGCCGGGGGCGTACACGATCCGGTTCGACACCGCCGTGGTGACCGCCGGTCCGATCCGGCCGGCGCCGGGGCTGGAGGGCACCAACTACACGCTCAACAACGGTGCCCTGTTCGGACTCCTCGAAGCCGCCCTGCGTACCCGGCTCGGTCAGCAGGGGCGGGACCTGGTCCAGGGCTTCGGGCCGCGTACCGTGCCGGTGCCGACCGCCGACCAGGTCGCCACGCTGATCGGTGACCTGGTCCACGCCGACCTGGCCGCCCGGGGCCCGCTGGCGCTGTGGACCCCGCAGGCCGGTGGGGAGCGCTTCGAGGCGCACGACGTGGCCACCCGGGTCCGGGCCGACGCACTCGTCATCGCGGTCAACGCCGCCGACGACGCGGACATCACCGCGATCGGCCACCCGGTGCCGGCCGGGCGGGACTTCGCCATCATGCTGGCCGCCCCGATCGTCCGGGCCGGCATCGAGGCCGCCCGCGCCGCCAACGGCTGGGCCGACGCCGACCTGCCCCGCCGGGTCGAGCGCGACGACATCCGGGCCGACGTACGCGACCTCGACGTCGAACCGGTGGACGGGGCGATCCGGATGACCGGGGCGCTGACCGTGGTCGACGCGGTCCTCGGCAGCATCGACGTGGACGCCACCTTCCGGGCCGAGGTCGGGCTGCGCTGGAATCCCGATGGCGCGCTCGACCCCGACGGGATGCAGGCGATGGAGAACCAGGTGATCGGCGACCCGGACGTCGACTCGGCGGAGTCGACCGCGTTCTGGCTGGTCGCGCTCATTCTCGCGGTGGTGAGCTGGGGAGCGGGCAGCATCCTGGTCGGGATCGTCATCGTGGTGGTGGCCGCCGTGGTCACCGGGATCGCCGCCGGGATCGGCAGCTCGACCCGGGT is a window of Micromonospora sp. NBC_01699 DNA encoding:
- a CDS encoding DUF402 domain-containing protein; translation: MPRFAPGRLIVHRNVRRGRIGWARTARVVSDDERGLLVWIARNSPVASEVTADGRGMRAMPFTEWLANPYRLATGVWAGPPLLKFLPAGADHSVWWFRDTTDRFAYWYVNLEEHGVRWDDGDLAGVDVVDQDLDILVEPDLSWHWKDEEEFVERLAHPDGYWVPDEAAVRAEGLRVVRMIEAGEFPFDGTWRHFVPDPGWTVPASLPAGWDRTPVR